CGGGGCCGTGCAATGGCAGGCGGGACAGGAATCGAACCTGCAGCCGCCGGTTTTGGAGACCGGTGCTCTACCTAGTTGAGCTACCCGCCTTCACGATGTGCCGGGCGCACGGGTGTCGCCTTGTCCGTCCGCCCGCGAAAGGGGCGTTACTTCGTCTCCTTGTGCAGCGTATGCTTCCGGTCGAACCTGCAATATTTCTTCAGCTCGATGCGCGCAGGGTGCTTCTTCTTGTCCTTCGTGGAGGTGTAGTTCCTCTGTTTGCACTCCTGACAGGCGAGCGTGATGATCTCTCTCATGGTGTGTCCTATCGGGCCTATCGCCCGAGATC
This genomic interval from Chlamydiota bacterium contains the following:
- the rpmG gene encoding 50S ribosomal protein L33 — protein: MREIITLACQECKQRNYTSTKDKKKHPARIELKKYCRFDRKHTLHKETK